The Arthrobacter sp. Marseille-P9274 DNA window TGCTGGTGGCGGTGGCGCTGCTGGCCCTGTTCGGCACGCCGGCGGTGCTGGTCCGTATCGGCCTGATCGGATCGGCCGCCTACGAGACGGGTGCAGCCAATATCTCCGCGACCACGATGGGCGCCGCCCTGGGCGCCGACACCTACACACAGCAGGTCTTCGCCGTGGCCTTCTTCGCGATGAGCCTGGGCGGCGCGATGTGGATGCTGGCCACTTTGATCTTCACTCCGATCCTCAAGCGAGGCGGACACAAGCTAGCCAAGGTGAATCCGGCGATCATGACGGTGGTGCCCGCGGCGGCGCTGCTGGCTGCCTTCATCTCCCTGGGCACCGCGGAACTGCCCAAGAGCGCCGCCCACGTGGTGACGCTGCTGTCCGCGGCGGCCGTGATGGGACTGTGCGTCTTCCTGTCCAAAAAGCTCGCCAAGAACTGGCTGCGCGAATGGGGTCTGGGATTCGCGATCCTCGCCGGCCTGGCCGTTGCCTACTTTGCCCACGGCGCCGGCCTCGGTCCCGTCGCCTAATCCACCAGAACCGAAAAGGACTCCTCCCATGTCGACATCGCTGATCACCGAGGCCAGCACCGCCAGCCTCGACGAATTCGACCGCACCACGTCCCGCTGGGGACGCCTGACCATGATCGCCGGACTCATCATCTCGCTGGCCGGCCCGATGTACCTCGTTGTGTTCGGCAACCTGG harbors:
- a CDS encoding DUF5058 family protein encodes the protein MTPLALPLDGSSTDILAVANSPILWICGLGVFAVIIIQSVIYIRAARKAAPAAGMTEAELKTSFRSGAIAAIGPSLAVVLVAVALLALFGTPAVLVRIGLIGSAAYETGAANISATTMGAALGADTYTQQVFAVAFFAMSLGGAMWMLATLIFTPILKRGGHKLAKVNPAIMTVVPAAALLAAFISLGTAELPKSAAHVVTLLSAAAVMGLCVFLSKKLAKNWLREWGLGFAILAGLAVAYFAHGAGLGPVA